Genomic window (Sphaerodactylus townsendi isolate TG3544 linkage group LG12, MPM_Stown_v2.3, whole genome shotgun sequence):
CAAATATTTACACTCAGTGTCAAACCAATCTCTGCCTTTGAGATTCCCCTTCCTTCTTGGTTCCCCTAAAAGGGACACCAAATATGTGACAAGTTTTTCATAGTTTCCTATATGTTGCTAACATTCTTTGCATTAACTACTGAGGAGCCTAGAAACTTGCAGGTGGTATTGCTTAGcgcttccttggttttattacaTGTTTGGATTGACCATCTTATTGTGGGAGTAGTGCTAATTACCTTATGGTTTGAAACTGTGGCAGTAGAGGTCTCTGCGAGGGAGAGGATGAGTGGGAGGTGATCGCTGATCATAGAATCCCCTATCCTAAAGGCTTGGAGATTGGCTAACAAGTGTGGAGACACGAAGTATATAATCTATTACGCTGCACCCATGAGAAGAGATAAAAATGAATTCACCTGAATTTGGAAACTTAATTAATCCATTTAGCCAAAATTTGTTGTGTAGAAGGGCCAATTTGGCTAAATGGAGCCCATTTGAGTTGGAATTAAGATCCTTAGATCTCCTTGCATATGGTGTAAAATGTAGCTGAAGGAGTTCTTGATCTATATCTTCTTGGGAACATAATTGGATGGGATCGTTTCCTACCCTGGCGTTAAAATCCCCCGCCACTACTAACTCTGACTGGGGGTGCTTGGCTTCTAAGTCACCtataaaatttgacagtcttctccAATCACTGTCATTAGCTACTAGCCCATTTCTTGGGGGGAGGTTCAACCTGGGTCCTGCCTGATGAGTCTTTAAGGACAGTTTGCATCTTGTCAGCTTTGCATCCATTGTACACACAGCATCTGAGTGAGGAATTCTGGGATTTATGCTTACCAGAAATGAACAAGTTTCCAGCCCAATCATGATGTGCGTCAATTCTGGAATTGGAGTGGGCCCCAAACTCACATTTGACATGTCCTTTTCAAGCTGTGGAAGAAAATAAGCGTGGGTTTGCCATGACAATGAAAAGACGGCAGAACAGACCAAGTGCACCCTGATGCTTGCCGAGCCTTCTGCCACGAGGTCCCCCTCcaggtgattcccccccccccacctactggGCCATTTTCTTCTGTTGTCTTCCAACACTTTCAGTTCTCCCTTATTTATGGTTTCTGCACTTCCACCTCTAACTTTCTCATCGCTCCCACCCATGTTTTACTTTTTCAATCTTTTTCTTTCCACCTTCCCTGTACTGACAACTAAACGAGGCTTGGAATCCTCAGCAGCATTGGTGACTTGAACTCTGCTCAAAAAAAGTAATGATTTCCAATCTAAAATTCCTTATGCGCTAAAGAACTCTTGACTGAGTGGATCTGGAATCACTGCCTGATGAACtagaagggaaaggaactgaTCAGCCAAGAAAATTCTCCATTACTCACCACTGATCCTGAAAATCACAGAGCAACAATTTGTACAGATGCCATGAAACAGAAAGCCCAAAAGGAAATGCTCCACAAAGCACATGGGCagtaactgccccccccccgccccactcacacAAGGAAGGGAGCACCATGGAGCTGTATAAACATGCAAACCCTAAAACACCTCTAGCAAGAGGAGCCTCTGATGCTCTGCTGCCCTCACCCCTGGCTCCATCTGCCTTTCACTTAGGAAATTTATGCTCCACTTCTCCAGAGAACATACTCAAGGAGGCTTCCAAACATGACAATATAACACCATAAACCTGTTTAAAGTTTACAAATTATTTCAAAACCCAGCATTAAAAACTCAGAGGATAAAAAGAGAATCAAATACAAAGCAGTATAAAACGAGACTAAAAAACAATTCTCGAGGTATAAACAATTAAAGATTAATCCCTTAATTCAAATCGTGGTCAAAAGAAGCATTTTAGCCTGGTGACTAGAAGGCAGTAGGATGGATGCCAGGtgaattttgagggggggggggggaattccttaGGTGATGGGCCTGAACAAGTCCTAGTTGCTGCCTATCTCACCCCTGCAGGGACAAAGAGGAAGAGCAGGATGGACAGTATGGGAAGAGGCAGACCTTCACATACCCTGGCTCCAAGCCACTTAGGGACTTTTAGATGAGCCAACACTTTGAAACGTGTACCAGTGAAGATCTTTCAATGCAAGTATGATGCGGTCTTGTATCCCACCCAACTGTTGCTTGGTCATGGCACTCCAAACCAGACTGAATTCAAGGGGAGCCACGCGTGGAGAACATTACACTTACCCTGATGTAATCAGAGCAGATCCCCCTGGCCAGATCATGCTTTTGGAGAACAGACACAGCAGGAGAGAAGAACAGTCCAGAAGAACAGTCCAGAACATCTAAGCCAAAAAAGCTGGGACTACACACCTTAACAAATACCCAAGATGCACTCATGGCACGGGAGCAGAGGATGACAGTGGTTCTTGTTTTAGTTTACCTTGAGGATCCCGCCAGTGTACTGGGCAACTGACTTGTCTACATTCTTGGATGCCACACTTCCCCACACCGGCTCAATTCCAAGAAGATACTTTCTGGCACAATCCACAAGCCTGTCATGCTCAACACCCACAGCAGCCAGCACCATCCTGTCAGGTGTATAGTAATTCCGCAGGTATGAATGCACGACTTCTCTGTCAATTTTCTCTACGTCCTCTGCTAGACAAAACCTGTTCAACCCCACAGTGTTTTCTCTGTAAGCTGCCtatgggaggcaaaaaaaaggacaGAAATCAATGTGAATGAGACACACAATTGGAAGGAGAGGCTGTGGGGAGGAAAAGTATCACACCCCATGCATACTCATTTCCCTATAAAAATTACACTTCCCCACCGAACACTGTGAGAATGAATAAATTTTTGCTTAGCAAATGAGCGTGGTACCATTTGGGGGGCCAGTTCCATGCGCTGAAAGGAAATGTAAGCTGATGCATGAAAGAAAGGTATGTTTATTATTTCCCAGAGTTTCATCCTGAAACGTGAAACTAGAAGATTCCAGGGTAGGGTTAAAAATCATCATTCTCTGCTAttttgatttgatctaggacTCCCAATGCAGCCTCGAAAAACCACCCATTCATTGTAAGATTTTCTGGAGTGATATAACAGATATTTCAGTGCACATAGTTCTCACAATAACACCTATATATTTCCAAaagttggaggaggaagaggagctgtACCCTAGAAGGACAAAGCATCAATCAGACATGAATTCTTGTTGGATGTGTGTAAACAAGATCACTTTCCTCACTAGGCTGAATTTATTGGCAAGACATCAGGACCCACAATCCATGTGACACAGTGTTGAACAGTGTCCAAAAAAAAGCTAAATTTGAACATTTTTTAGTATTGTATTTAGCATTTTTACTTGTATTTTAGGAACAaaattgtgaaatgtttgatGTTAATTTTATGGTccaacagcaacaaaacctgGAACTGAAACACGTGATTAGAGAAAAAAACTAAGAATTGTTGAATGCCTTATATTCACATAAATCCAAAGCTTTACATGGAAATGATTTTAATGGAATAATCCTTGCAAAGATTTAATGAGAATACAGCAGGTACTTTTCTGACATTATGTAAATGCTTTCATAACAGGGCATTGAAACACTCAGCAAGTCCAAAGAACTGTACCTGCTATGCTGTGGATGAGACACGCTTATTTCAACAGAATGTAACTCTCACCCAGGGGACACCTCAGCCACTTTCCACTTGCTAGTTCCCGGTCAAATTGGTGATTACAGTATCTCTTCCACCATGTGAGAAGAGATCTACAAATAAGAATTTTAGCatggttttgatttgatttgcacATACAAACAAGGAATTGCTAACTTGATTTATTTAGATGGTTATATGTACTTGTGATTTTATTCCCACCCTccagcaataaaataaattcGCTCTCTCACATGATTAGTAGGAACATCATTTGAACTATGTTAACTTGGAAACTGCTACGCTTGTCTCCTATTGTCTTGGCAATGGCATCCATTCATTGTTCTCTATTTTATGAAACAGTCAACCATTAGAAATGCTTTTTGTATGTGAAAACAGTCAAGCATGGGACAATTttgtttcaaaaaaaatttcacaAAATTTTTCTGCCCCATATTTCCGGGGAGCAATGGAAGCAGTGTTGGGCTTAGATAAAATTGTACAGCCTGTTTCTGCaaacttttgaaaacaaaaggtGTCAAAATACGCTTGTCCAGCCTAAACAAAACCTCACAATTAAAAGTATTCAGAAGCTACAGCTGGTCCAAGATTTGACATGGCCTCAAAAAACTTCACTCGCTTTCAGTTGGATCTGGGCTACTGTCTGGGAGCAGCACACCCAAAGGGCCTCCTAATTCCATAGGAGACTCTGTTGAGATCACACCCGAAGAACACGTTCTGCTCTGAGACAGGTGGTGACCTAAGACAAGGTCCAAAGTATTCACTGCAACTAGTCTGAAAATGTTGAATCACATCACAGAAGACTTCAAAAGAGGACTGGACACATCTCTGGGAATCACTGAGTTGGGTAGAAGCCACCAAGGGCATCTCACACTGCCTGTGCAACACCTGGACTTGGCATATAGATTGGCATAAAGGAACCAGAGCTCATCCAAGAGATTACAAGGCCCTTAGAAGCTCCCTGCCATATCTCTAAAATTTAACTACACAGCATAGGATGCTTTCAAAACCCACAAGAGTACAGTTTTGTTCCTGGGAAGATTAAAATGAATCCTTTGTGCAACCCACCGCATGAATCATCTCTGTCAGCAATGGTTCTGGATCTGGTCTCATGTTTAGGTCCTCTAGTTCAAAGCGAACCACCATACGAGTCATCTCAATCTCCTCATCTGTCTCAAGAGAAAGAACAAGGATGCACTCAATGGAATCCAGGTCCACACACGGTAAGACACAAAGCAGGTGATTCACAGGTCAGACTGATTTCTCCCCAGACCTCAAAATAATCAAACACTGCAAGCATTGtatatacattattatttttgccATGCACCTAGCCAAATGGTTGTTATCTGCTGTAACTAGTATGCTGTAATTAGTATATAGTtatctgctgccaaagcaacatctcATGTCAGATACTGACAGGATTCAACAGTCCTTACTATATTTCAGCCCCAAGAAATGCAGTTCATGGAGTCCTGTACTTGTTCTATGAAATAGTAAGATCAGTATTATCTCACCTGACAACCTGGGCTGTAGCACTACATCAGCCAGCAAACCGACTACGGTGTCCAGGCCTTTAATATCTGCCGAAACTGCATACATAGTAGTATCCCTAAAATTGAAGCAAAACAGGATTAATATTCAGTTGGCTTCAGGGTAACTGTTTCCAAAAAGCCTAGTCATTTTTTAGGGATACCATAAGCCTCCCTCAAATAATGCAATAAGCAATCTTTAAAATGataatatgaagaagagtttggaattataccccaactttctctcttgtaagcttacaaactcctttcctctccccacaacagataccttaagaacataagaacaagccagctggatcagaccaaagtccatctagtccagctctctgctactcacagtggcccacaaggtgcctttgggagctcacatgtaggatgtgaacgcaatggccttctgcggctgttgctcccaatcaccttgtgaggtaggtggggctgagagagttctgaatgaactgtgactagccaaaagtcacccggcaggaatgtaggagtggggaatcaaacctggttctccagagtctacctgctcttaacccctacaccatgcagATAGCCAATAAATTGAAGAAACCATAACCCAACACTCAAAAGGCAGAGAAAACCCTCTGTGAGGCAGGATGGGGGTAAGAACAACGCAAACAAATGCAAGCCCCTGCAAGAGGGACAAAACTGAAAAGAGAGATGACTTGCAGAACATCAACAATAAATCCAGATGACAAAgaggaacagaagcagcagcacatgTTGGCCATAAAAGTAGATTccaatcagaaaaaaatgcagaaaaacaccAGTCATGTGCTTCTGTTAACACACAAGCATACCTTTTTAGAGTGTAAAAACACAGACGCATACCTTGATGCCTGGCAATCACAGATACCACCATGCTTTTCCAAGGTGAGAAGGATCTCATCCTTACTGCCAAACTGAGCTGTGGACTGACACAAAAGACAAAGAGCAGTAAACACTTGGGTTCACATCACATCTGACGTTTTTCTAAGCAGGCTGGCCTGTAATACCTTGGGAGGACTAAcaggacagaaatcagttcaaGAGGATGATGGGGCACATTTGCGTGCTTCACACGCATGGAGCATTCTGAAATAGCACATTTCCAATCTCCAAGGCTAGAAGCCATGTAACTTACAGAAAAAGCCAACTTTTCCAGAAAATGAGAAATACCGCCAATATATTTTGCTTCATATCTTGATCCTGAGTTGATAAGGACTGttggaacaaaaaaagaaaagacacagTCATTTTTACACTCTAAAAAGGCCTCACAGTAGATGGAGCAGAACAGTCCTTCTTCAGCCTTCCAAGTCCACATTCCCCATCCAGTGTCTGCTACCCCTGTTGTTTGGTGTTCCTTCCTGGCACACATCATCAGGCTGCTCATCAATTCTTTCATAACCCACCCTGCCCATGAAGCTTCTTACCAAAGCCAGAAGGGTGAGGTAGGGTATGGGCCTATGTTTATCGAATCACACATGCTCCCACTCATGTTTAATTTGTACCATGTAtcttctacagcagtggtggcgaacctttggcactccagatgttatggactacaattcccatcagcccctgccagcacggccaattgaccatgctggcaggggctgatgggaattgtagcccataacatctggagtgccaaaggttcgccaccacggttctacaCTAACCATGAACAGTCGAAACACATTATAATgttaaattaaaacatacaaaaacaaaacagcagcataAGCCCCACAAATAATCAACTAAAAGACACATcagttaaaaagaaataataaaacaaatctgaGTATACGATCAGAAAATCAGATTGTGCTATAACCCACAGTCAGAAATCATTTGAGCCAACTGAGATTAAAAGGACTTAAAATGTTCTCTTTTCTGGGCAAAAGATACCTGCCTCCTTCAACCTTCCCTCACAGGACTTGTTTTCCCAAGCTCAAATTGTCTTTGCTAACTTCCTCTGAACCAGTTCCAATCCAACTACATCTGATCCCCATAAGACCATGGCACACGTGGTTGCCACAGAGTTCTACTTACTCCCAACAGTACAGAATTGGCCGAATTTATTCTGTGAAGCCACCTGCAGTCCATTTTCAAGAGTGGTCACCTTAGTCTCAAAGCCCTGCTGGGTGTCAACAGTTGCAAAGAGAGGCTTTGGCACAGCAGGCAGAGGTGTTGTCAGGGGAATGCTGGGGTAACTGTTCCCACTACTGCTGTAATTGCGGTAGGCAACCAGTCCAAGCCTGGAGTGAGAAAAGACATTTATTAGCAAATACAAAGCCCATGAGTGATGAAGTTGTAATAACTGAGAAAGGAGGCAGAGGGATGGGATTAAAGGCTCAGACAGGCAGCCTGGCTGTAGGGGGGAAGAAGAGCCTTTCTCCTCCTGCCTgctgacacacacacattttatactGATGGTTTCACACTGATGGTGCCTTATACCATTAATCCATGCAGCTCAGTTTTGCCCCTCTGTATGGCAGCAGCCCTTAAAACATGGTTTACAAGAGTTAtgcatacactgattctaacacaatagaattatagtaaaatacaatttttatacacattctggcctgtccccACAATACTGTGGTTTAGATCTGGGGCTTCTTGCATACAAAGTACATGTTCTGCCCTCCTGCAGCATCTGAAGTGGGCCCAATAGACATACATAGCTGCCTCTGAACAGAGAAGAAGCAGGTCCCTAGTGGTGACCCCATCCATGGGGGTTTCAGGCAGGAGATGAGTCGAGGTGGGGCCTTCCTCCACAGAGCAGTCCCAGTCTTCCTCagtagtcttccatccaagtagtaaccatgcccaaccctgcttagcttccaagtccAACTGGGAAATGACCCCTCATGCGACTTAGCCCTAGTATGACACGTGGCAGCTTGCCAGAGCGGGGCCTCCGGTGCCAGGAGACCTGGTTCTTAGGATTGCCAACGTCCAAGTGGGGCCCAGAATCCTGCTGGagctgcaactgatctccagactatacagACCCaattccctggagaaatgagccTCTCTcatccctcttccccttcctctccgcacCTCCAAGGTCCCCAGACGCAGACCCCTCCCCCGCCATGTCCTCAGAGTTGTCAATCCTCAGGCAGCGTTGGGGGCTTTCCACCTCCCCAGACGGCAAACCCCGCGGGACCACCAGTGCCTTtttccgcccgcccgcccgcccggtcACAGGAAGGCCGAGACCACCGCCACAGCCTCGGGCGATCCCCGCCCCCTGAGAGCCTCCCGCGCGGCCCCTGCTCACCTGCGTGCCGGGGCCCAGTAGCACCTCCGCGCCACGCCGGCCGCCATCTTGGCTCCAGTGACGCCTGCAGCGCGCGACGCCCCAAAGAGCCGCCCCGCCCACTCCGGTTGTCAAGCGGAAGGCGGGGCTCGGCgccgggtgggggcgtggccggccctGTCCATAGGCGCTTTCGGCTTCAGAGCGAGGTCGGCCGGAAGGCCCGCCCTTTGCCTTCGAGGCGCCTAGTCGGGCGCGGGTGGGGCGGCCATGGCTGTCCGCGGCCGCTTCTCTGCCGCCCCTTCCGGGGGGCCCGTGGAGGCCTCCGCAGCCGCCGGTGAGACGCGACTGCTGCTTGTTTCATTCTTTGCCTGGGGGGAAGCAGGAAACGGCCGCTGGAgctgcccggcccggcccggcctccTCGCTCCAGGCTCTCAGCTCCGCGGAGCCGTGGACGGCGGGGTTGCGGCGCGGGTTTTCCCCTCGAGGCCCCGATGAGGGCGGGGGGTTGGAGGCCTTTGGGTTCCTTGTGAGGCAGCTGCTCTTTACcagcgtggcgtggtggttaagagcaggtgcactctaatctggaggaaccgggtttgattcccagctctgccgcctgagctgtggaggctgatctggggaattcagattagcctgtgcactcccacacacgccagctgggtgaccttgggctagtcacagcttctcggagcgctctccgccccacctacctcacagagtgtgtgttgtgaggggggagagataaaggagattgtcagcccctttgagtctcctgcaggagagaaaggggggatataaatccaaaaactcttcttcctttaggGCGAGTCTGTTCCCGCTGCAAACAGAGAAGTTTGAGGATTGCTTCAATTTTTCTGTGGCAGGGGGGCGGCGGGAAGagaagtttctgcagggcctgtaagatggacctgttccgccaggcatttgaccAGCCTGGTTAGGGTCATTGCTGTTgttacatctggcctcctgtgggtgcgaGGGTGGGGATCGGGTGGGATAATGCCATGTgcttttatatggttcctgttttattttattctatgctgtttttatctgattgttgttttatacggttgttcactgtcctgagccctccaggggaaggcggtctataagaccaataaataaatatggacttTAAATGCTAGCACAGTTGTGCTGTTTACACCAactgagggtgtaaacaggcatgtggacaggggtgaactggtggacattgtctacttggatttccaaaaggcttttgacaaagttcctcaccagagactgttgagaaaactcagcaatgaaggaataagagggggagtcctcctatggattaaaaactggttgagaaacaggaaacaaagagtgggtgtaaatgggaagttctcacaatggagggatggagggagtggtttccccaaggatctgtattggaaccagtgctctttaacctattcataaaatgacctggaagtaggggtggagtagcggtGGTGGCCcgaagtttgcaggatgataccaaattatgtagggtggtgggagAACCACAAAGTTGGATTGcatgtaagagctccaagcggacctttgataaattaggtgagtgggctaagaaatggcaaaatgcagttcaatgtggaaAGCTAAATGTAGCAAGTGATGcttataggggcaaaaaaaatccaaacttcaccaatacacgctacaggggtcagtgctatcagtcacagaccagagggAAAGTTGGGATTTAGGAAaagtctttagttgatagttccatgggaatgtcaactcaatgcatgcagctgtgaaaaaggcaaactctatgctggggatcattagaaaaggaattgataataaaactgcaaagattgtcatgcccttatataaagcagtggtgcgaccgcacttggagtactgtgtccagttctggtcgccgcatctcccaaaaaggatattgaggagatagaaaaagtgcagagaagggcaacaaaaaaggATCTGCATTGAgggggggctggagcaccttccctatgaggagaggctgcagcatttggggactctttagtttggagaggaggcggctgaggggggatatgattgaagtctacaaaattatgcatggggtagaaaatgttgacagagataaatttttctctctttctcacaatactagaaccagggggcatacattgaaaatgctggggggaagaattaggactaataaaaggaaacacttcttcacgcaacgagtgattggtgtttggaatatgctgccacaggaggtgggtggatggccactaacctggatagctttaaaaaggggagcttggacagatttatggaggaaaagtcgatttatggctcccaatcttgatcctccttgatctgatattgcaaatgcctcaacagaccaggtgatcgggagcaacagccgcagaaggccattgcgttcacatcctacatgtgagctccccaaggcacctggtgggctactgcaagtagcagagagctggactagatggactttggtctgatccagctggcttgttcttatgttcttatgttcttaacatattTAATGATAATACATTGTTGAAGAGCTCTGCATTTATGCACATCCTGGCAGACCAGCCTATTGCAAGTTTTGTTTAGTGCAGAACTTGTTTGTTCTCTTCTGCTCTCATTTTGGTAAACACGTGCCCTGTGGTGGCAGAGGGTGCAACAGGTTGCAACTTTTTCCTCAGTGAACTTGCAGTTTTTCTTATCGAAAATGAAAATTTATGTTTGAAGTCCATAAATATCCCAGATAGTATAATGATGTGATACATTCTGGTCTATCAGTAAGAGACATTAAGATTTGCTAGGAaatgtattgcatatatttcagtttcccCAAACATTTATGTTTCCCCCCCCCATGGCTTCAACATTTCTAGAAGTCTTCTCTCCCTAGCCATAATGTTATGAAACTGCATTGCTGGTGTTGCATTTTATAAACCTGTTCTGTGGAAACAATCTGTTGTTTAGTAGGGTCTGTTTTGTTCACTCCTTTGAAATGCTCAACAGCGAAATTATATCTGCAACCTTCTGTAACACTGCCCAGGTTTGTATAGAGCATCTATAGCCTCATTATCACATCCTTTTCAGATGGAGCTGTGGAGGAGGCCAACCCCTTCTCGTTCAAGGAATTTGTGCGGAGCCAGAACCAGCGTGAAGCTGTGGTACATAGCAGTGAGGGCAGGAGCCATAAGGCCAATCCCAAGGTAAGGGTGGGTAAGTGAagcttgcttgtttttctctgggGGATAGCTGGTGTCTGACATTTTTAGCCTTCACACCTGAAAGCTTGGGCTGGCAGGATGCAGTGGCCTGGTGTAATAGTGTGGCAGGGAGATATATTTTTTCTTACTGACAAGTGGGATGAGTGTTGCAGGCATGTGTTGTGTGGAAACAGATAGACCTGCTTCCTTATGAATCATCCCCTGCAGCCAAAAAGAAGTGTGGTAACACTTGGACCCTTACTGGATCTCTATCAAAGGTTGGACAAAGCCTTGGGCATTCTGAGCCCCTTGTCGGTGTAGACAAGGATATGTTTTTTGCCTTGGTCAGTGTTGAAGGTCACAGCAACAAAGCTGTTGCCTTTGATCAGGTGGATTCTCCTTTAAGGCACGGCACGGCAGCTCTAGATTAGTGGTTCAGCATTTTTCTTAAATCTCTAGTGCTTTTTGTAACCAGCTGTTGCAGGCAGCCGGCAGTAGGGGTCTATTAACAATAGCCATAAGCAGTAACCACAGCCTGCTGTACAGCTGGTATTTGTCAGCTACCTTTCCAGCTCTTGGGGATTAGGGGATCTATAATCTCTTTTCCCTGCTACAGTGTTTGAGTCTCAGACCCCACTTTTGGATCACAAACCATATCGTGAGAGCCACTGGTTTACAGTAACACTGCTCCATTCGATAAATTGAGAACTTATCACTTCTTGACTGTGCACAAAGAAAGTCATATTGTTAATTGAAGTATAAAGTTGCTTGCGACAGGCATGAAATCAAACATCAATATAAAGACTGATCTTCTTTCCTTTTGTCACCTCAGGAGTCTGCCAGGTGTCCTGCAGTGCTGGATGGTGCCTCCTTATCCCCTGAATCATTAGGACTGAGGTTGGAATGCCAGGAATGTTTTTTCTCTCACCCAACAGCTGCAGGCTCCTtgctggaagaggaagaggaaggatggAGTGGCCTGTACCAGCCATCTGCTGTGGAAGAGGCTCACTTGGCCAGGGTCTCCAGTATTTCACTAAGCAGCACCTTTGACTCTTTTTACTGTGACCCCTCTGACCTCCCGACTCCTTCATCATGGCAGCTGGGAGGGAGCGATGGCTACCAAGATGGTCCGCTTGAAGGAGGAGACCAGAGCTCATCTCTTGATGAAGAAACTGCAGAAGACGGCTTTTATCCACCTTTGCAAGCAACCTATGAAGAAGTGAGAGATTTGTTATAACACTCCTTTACTATCTGCAGCAAGTGGAAGTATTGGACTTCTTTGCAAGCCAGTTGTGATAGGCAGAATTCTCTGTAGGAAATAGTTTTACTTTTCCAAATATTAGCTTGTGATCTTCTGCCATTCAAGAGCTGAGAGAAAGTTAGTGTAAAAGTTGCTACTTCCAGCCATCCCTCTGGGTGTTCTTGATATCCTCTTGCTACTTTAGCCTTTGCAGCTGACGAGTGGAAGATTagtgaaagcccccccccccttcccctatcATCCTAGTGTCTGGGGTGGCCACACCACCCCGGATCTCACCCACGATCCCCCCAGAAACTGGCCAGCTTTACCCGGAGTTGAGTGGGGAATCATGGGGCACCAAAGAGGCTGGGAAGAGCCAGCTCGCAGTGGCAACGGCCCTGGCTTCGACAGTGGCAACAGTCCCAGCAGGGGCCGCAGCAGCGCCAGAGAAGACAGCCGCAGGGCTGGGAGGTAGAATAAAGTCTCTAGGGGTTTTAAGTTTAGATAAAAGGTAACTGAATGATAAAGGTAACTGAGGAATTGACAAAATCATATGGATAGAAACTGTAATACTAGAACTATAATACTAGAAATTGGGGTCACCATGTGAGT
Coding sequences:
- the PMPCA gene encoding mitochondrial-processing peptidase subunit alpha — encoded protein: MAAGVARRCYWAPARRLGLVAYRNYSSSGNSYPSIPLTTPLPAVPKPLFATVDTQQGFETKVTTLENGLQVASQNKFGQFCTVGILINSGSRYEAKYIGGISHFLEKLAFSSTAQFGSKDEILLTLEKHGGICDCQASRDTTMYAVSADIKGLDTVVGLLADVVLQPRLSDEEIEMTRMVVRFELEDLNMRPDPEPLLTEMIHAAAYRENTVGLNRFCLAEDVEKIDREVVHSYLRNYYTPDRMVLAAVGVEHDRLVDCARKYLLGIEPVWGSVASKNVDKSVAQYTGGILKLEKDMSNVSLGPTPIPELTHIMIGLETCSFLEDDFIPFAVLNMMMGGGGSFSAGGPGKGMFTRLYLNVLNRHHWMYNATSYHHSYEDTGLLCIHASADPRQVREMVEIITREFILMAGAVGEVELARAKTQLQSMLMMNLESRPVIFEDVGRQVLATGMRKLPDELCVLIGKVGIEDIKRVVTKMLHNKPAVAALGDLTELPSYEHIQAALSSKDGRLPRVYRLFR
- the ENTR1 gene encoding endosome-associated-trafficking regulator 1 isoform X3, producing the protein MAVRGRFSAAPSGGPVEASAAADGAVEEANPFSFKEFVRSQNQREAVVHSSEGRSHKANPKVRVAAGSLLEEEEEGWSGLYQPSAVEEAHLARVSSISLSSTFDSFYCDPSDLPTPSSWQLGGSDGYQDGPLEGGDQSSSLDEETAEDGFYPPLQATYEELKEDNSKFKNRISYLQAACEAQAKRVKELKRTLEDHKLKEAKEARDLEAMVQQVEENLRLMTKRAMKAENSVMKLKQENAQLQVQMKNCQVENEALKSNHSANLAVMKQNADVALQNLLSVITKSHSSIKQLLSGAEALQLVADLLKSIDRISEIPEGSP
- the ENTR1 gene encoding endosome-associated-trafficking regulator 1 isoform X1, translating into MAVRGRFSAAPSGGPVEASAAADGAVEEANPFSFKEFVRSQNQREAVVHSSEGRSHKANPKESARCPAVLDGASLSPESLGLRLECQECFFSHPTAAGSLLEEEEEGWSGLYQPSAVEEAHLARVSSISLSSTFDSFYCDPSDLPTPSSWQLGGSDGYQDGPLEGGDQSSSLDEETAEDGFYPPLQATYEELKEDNSKFKNRISYLQAACEAQAKRVKELKRTLEDHKLKEAKEARDLEAMVQQVEENLRLMTKRAMKAENSVMKLKQENAQLQVQMKNCQVENEALKSNHSANLAVMKQNADVALQNLLSVITKSHSSIKQLLSGAEALQLVADLLKSIDRISEIPEGSP
- the ENTR1 gene encoding endosome-associated-trafficking regulator 1 isoform X2, with protein sequence MAVRGRFSAAPSGGPVEASAADGAVEEANPFSFKEFVRSQNQREAVVHSSEGRSHKANPKESARCPAVLDGASLSPESLGLRLECQECFFSHPTAAGSLLEEEEEGWSGLYQPSAVEEAHLARVSSISLSSTFDSFYCDPSDLPTPSSWQLGGSDGYQDGPLEGGDQSSSLDEETAEDGFYPPLQATYEELKEDNSKFKNRISYLQAACEAQAKRVKELKRTLEDHKLKEAKEARDLEAMVQQVEENLRLMTKRAMKAENSVMKLKQENAQLQVQMKNCQVENEALKSNHSANLAVMKQNADVALQNLLSVITKSHSSIKQLLSGAEALQLVADLLKSIDRISEIPEGSP